From one Streptomyces chromofuscus genomic stretch:
- a CDS encoding sensor histidine kinase, producing MARGKLRIYLGAAPGVGKTYAMLSEAHRRIERGTDCVVAFVEHHKRQRTEVMLHGLEEIPRRELEYRDTVFTEMDVDAVLARHPQVALVDELAHTNVPGSRNTKRWQDVEELLAAGIDVISTVNIQHLESLGDVVESITGVRQRETVPDEVVRRADQIELVDMSPQALRRRMAHGNIYKPDKVDAALSNYFRPGNLTALRELALLWVADRVDEYLTEYRSEHRVSKIWGSRERIVVGLTGGPEGRTLIRRAARLAEKGAGGEVLAVYIARSDGLTSASPKELAVQRTLVEDLGGTFHHVVGEDIPVALLDFARGVNATQIVLGVSRRKSWQYVFGPGVGATVARDSGPDLDVHLITHDEAGKGRGLPVARGARLGRARIIWGWLAGVVGPVLLTLLLTVGPDAGLANDMLLFLTLTVAAALLGGLYPALASAVVGSLLLNWFFTPPVHTLTIADPKNIVAIAIFVGVAVSVASVVDLAARRTHQAARLRAESEILSFLAGSVLRGEASLEALLERVRETFGMESAALLERTSEVDPWTCAGSVGPRPAQCPEDADVDMPVGDHMALALHGRVLPASDRRVLAAFAAQAAVVLDRQRLQQEADQAKELAEGNRSRTALLAAVSHDLRTPLAGIKASVTSLRSDDVEWSEEDQAELLAAIEEGADRLDHLVGNLLDMSRLQTGTVTPLIREIDLDEVVPMAMGGIPDPESAVVLDVPESLPMVATDKGLLERVVANVVENAVKYSPADEPVLVSASALADRVEVRVVDRGPGVPDEAKDRIFAPFQRYGDAPRGNGVGLGLAVARGFAEAMGGTLTAEDTPGGGLTMVLTLRAAGSGTELPQSVPAGTTRPEHSAQTERQA from the coding sequence ATGGCACGCGGGAAACTCAGGATCTACCTCGGTGCGGCCCCGGGCGTCGGCAAGACGTACGCGATGCTGTCCGAGGCACACCGCCGGATCGAGCGCGGCACCGACTGCGTGGTGGCCTTCGTGGAGCACCACAAGCGGCAGCGCACCGAGGTGATGCTGCACGGCCTGGAGGAGATCCCGCGTCGGGAGCTGGAGTACCGCGACACGGTCTTCACCGAGATGGACGTCGACGCGGTCCTGGCGCGGCATCCGCAGGTGGCGCTGGTGGACGAGCTCGCCCACACCAACGTGCCCGGCTCGCGAAACACCAAGCGCTGGCAGGATGTGGAGGAACTGCTGGCGGCCGGGATCGACGTGATATCGACGGTGAACATCCAGCACCTGGAGTCCCTCGGTGATGTGGTGGAGTCGATCACGGGGGTGCGGCAGCGCGAGACCGTGCCGGACGAGGTGGTGCGCCGGGCGGACCAGATCGAGCTGGTCGACATGTCCCCGCAGGCGCTGCGGCGGCGAATGGCGCACGGCAACATCTACAAGCCGGACAAGGTCGATGCGGCGCTGTCCAACTACTTCCGGCCCGGCAATCTGACCGCGCTGCGGGAGCTGGCGCTGCTGTGGGTGGCCGACCGGGTCGACGAGTACCTGACGGAGTACCGCAGCGAGCACCGGGTGTCGAAGATCTGGGGCTCGCGGGAGCGCATCGTGGTCGGGCTGACCGGCGGTCCCGAGGGCCGCACGCTGATCCGGCGGGCGGCCCGCCTGGCGGAGAAGGGCGCGGGCGGCGAGGTGCTGGCCGTCTACATCGCCCGCAGTGACGGGCTGACCTCGGCCTCGCCCAAGGAGCTGGCCGTCCAGCGCACCCTGGTGGAGGACCTGGGCGGCACCTTCCACCACGTGGTGGGTGAGGACATCCCGGTGGCCCTGCTGGACTTCGCGCGCGGGGTGAACGCCACCCAGATCGTGCTGGGTGTCTCGCGCCGCAAGAGCTGGCAGTACGTGTTCGGGCCGGGCGTGGGTGCGACGGTGGCCCGGGACTCGGGTCCCGACCTGGACGTGCATCTGATCACGCACGACGAGGCGGGCAAGGGGCGCGGGCTGCCGGTGGCGCGGGGGGCGCGGCTGGGCCGGGCACGGATCATCTGGGGCTGGCTCGCCGGCGTCGTGGGGCCCGTACTGCTCACCCTGCTGCTCACTGTCGGGCCCGACGCCGGTCTGGCCAACGACATGCTGCTGTTTCTGACGCTGACGGTGGCGGCGGCTCTGCTCGGCGGTCTGTACCCGGCACTGGCCTCGGCTGTGGTGGGTTCCCTGCTGCTGAACTGGTTCTTCACCCCGCCTGTCCACACGCTCACGATCGCCGACCCGAAGAACATCGTCGCCATCGCGATCTTCGTCGGCGTCGCGGTGTCGGTGGCGTCGGTCGTGGACCTGGCGGCCCGGCGCACCCATCAGGCGGCCCGGCTGCGTGCCGAGTCGGAGATCCTGTCCTTCCTGGCCGGCAGCGTGCTGCGTGGCGAGGCCAGCCTGGAGGCGCTGCTGGAGCGCGTTCGGGAGACCTTCGGCATGGAGTCGGCGGCTCTCCTGGAACGGACGAGCGAGGTCGATCCCTGGACCTGTGCGGGCAGTGTCGGGCCGCGTCCCGCTCAGTGCCCCGAGGACGCGGACGTCGACATGCCCGTGGGCGACCACATGGCGCTCGCGCTGCACGGGCGGGTGCTGCCCGCCTCCGACCGCCGGGTGCTGGCCGCCTTCGCGGCCCAGGCCGCCGTGGTCCTGGACCGCCAGCGCCTGCAGCAGGAGGCCGACCAGGCCAAGGAGCTGGCCGAGGGCAACCGTAGCCGCACCGCGCTGTTGGCCGCCGTCAGCCACGACCTGCGCACCCCCCTCGCCGGGATCAAGGCGTCGGTGACGTCCCTGCGCTCGGACGACGTGGAGTGGTCCGAGGAGGACCAGGCCGAGCTCCTCGCCGCGATCGAGGAAGGTGCCGACCGGCTCGACCACCTGGTGGGCAACCTCCTCGACATGTCTCGCCTCCAGACCGGCACCGTCACCCCGCTGATCCGCGAGATCGACCTGGACGAGGTCGTCCCCATGGCGATGGGCGGCATACCGGACCCCGAGTCCGCGGTCGTCCTGGACGTGCCGGAGAGCCTGCCCATGGTCGCCACGGACAAAGGGCTCCTGGAACGGGTCGTCGCCAACGTCGTCGAGAACGCCGTCAAGTACAGCCCCGCCGACGAACCGGTGCTGGTCTCGGCCAGCGCCCTGGCCGACCGGGTGGAGGTCCGGGTGGTGGACCGCGGTCCCGGCGTCCCCGACGAGGCCAAGGACCGCATCTTCGCGCCCTTCCAGCGTTACGGCGACGCCCCGCGCGGCAACGGCGTCGGCCTCGGCCTCGCGGTCGCCCGCGGCTTCGCGGAGGCCATGGGCGGCACCCTCACCGCCGAGGACACCCCCGGCGGCGGCCTCACGATGGTCCTCACCCTCCGCGCGGCAGGATCGGGCACCGAGCTTCCACAGTCCGTGCCGGCAGGGACCACACGCCCGGAACATTCGGCGCAAACCGAGAGGCAGGCTTGA
- a CDS encoding response regulator: MTRVLVVDDEPQIVRALVINLKARTYEVDAAFDGATALRLAAACHPDVVVLDLGLPDMDGVEVIRGLRGWTRVPILVLSARHTSDEKVEALDAGADDYVTKPFGMDELLARLRAAVRRAEPTGDDDVLVETDEFTVDLAAKKVNRGGEDVRLTPTEWQLLEVLVRNTGRLVSQKQLLQEVWGPSYGKETNYLRVYMAQLRRKLEADPSHPKRFITEPGMGYRFER, encoded by the coding sequence ATGACCCGGGTGCTCGTTGTCGACGACGAGCCGCAGATCGTGCGCGCGCTGGTGATCAACCTCAAGGCGCGCACGTACGAGGTCGACGCGGCGTTCGACGGCGCCACCGCCCTTCGGCTCGCCGCCGCCTGCCATCCCGACGTGGTGGTCCTCGACCTGGGTCTGCCCGACATGGACGGTGTCGAGGTGATCAGGGGACTACGGGGCTGGACCCGGGTGCCGATCCTCGTGTTGTCCGCCCGGCACACCTCCGACGAGAAGGTCGAGGCGCTCGACGCGGGCGCCGACGACTACGTCACCAAGCCCTTCGGCATGGACGAACTGCTGGCCCGGCTGCGGGCAGCCGTACGCCGGGCGGAGCCCACCGGCGACGACGACGTCCTGGTGGAGACCGACGAATTCACCGTCGACCTGGCCGCCAAGAAGGTCAACCGCGGCGGTGAGGACGTACGGCTCACGCCGACCGAGTGGCAGCTGCTGGAGGTGCTCGTGCGCAACACCGGCCGCCTGGTCAGCCAGAAGCAGCTGCTGCAGGAGGTCTGGGGGCCGTCGTACGGAAAGGAGACGAACTACCTCCGGGTGTACATGGCGCAGCTGCGCAGGAAGCTGGAGGCGGACCCGTCGCATCCGAAGCGCTTCATCACGGAGCCGGGGATGGGGTACCGCTTTGAGAGGTGA
- a CDS encoding universal stress protein yields MSRGRLRVYLGAAPGVGKTYDMLSEGQRRAGRGTDVVIGFMEDYGRPLTRQMAEGLETVPRKSVPYRGTSFTEMDLDAVLARKPGVALVDELAHTNVPGCRNEKRWQDIEELLDAGIDVVSTVNIQHLQSLNDVVEQITDVRQHETVPDDVVRRADQIELVDMSGEALRRRMVHGNIYPPDKIDTALSHYFRLGNLTALRELAMLWAADRVEEALLRYRQGHGIQQPWSTRERVLVALSGGPEGDTLIRRAKRTASRGAGGEFLAMHVERSDGLATASPKLLDRQRVLVGELGGSFHTVTGDDTAQAVLDFARQVNATQIVIGATRRSRLKELLSRGVGESIIEGSGDDIDVYVVTHAEAAHGRFLHRRTRSSGADDAVQ; encoded by the coding sequence ATGTCACGCGGCAGGCTGCGGGTCTACCTCGGCGCGGCCCCCGGGGTGGGCAAGACGTACGACATGCTCAGCGAGGGTCAGCGGCGCGCCGGCCGGGGCACCGATGTGGTCATCGGGTTCATGGAGGACTACGGCCGACCGCTGACCCGGCAGATGGCCGAGGGGCTGGAGACCGTGCCCCGCAAGAGCGTGCCCTATCGGGGGACGTCCTTCACCGAGATGGATCTCGACGCCGTCCTCGCCCGCAAACCGGGGGTTGCCCTGGTCGACGAGCTCGCCCACACCAACGTCCCCGGCTGCCGCAACGAGAAGCGCTGGCAGGACATCGAGGAACTGCTGGACGCCGGCATCGACGTCGTCTCCACCGTCAACATCCAGCACCTTCAGTCGCTCAACGACGTCGTGGAGCAGATCACCGATGTCAGGCAGCATGAGACCGTTCCCGACGACGTGGTCCGTAGGGCCGATCAGATCGAGCTGGTGGACATGTCCGGTGAGGCGCTGCGCCGCCGCATGGTGCACGGCAACATTTACCCACCCGACAAGATCGACACGGCGCTGTCCCACTACTTCCGCCTGGGCAATCTCACCGCCCTGCGGGAGCTGGCCATGCTGTGGGCCGCCGACCGTGTCGAGGAAGCCCTGCTGCGATACCGGCAAGGCCATGGCATCCAGCAGCCGTGGAGCACCCGGGAACGGGTGCTGGTCGCCCTGTCCGGCGGGCCCGAGGGCGACACCCTCATCCGGCGCGCCAAACGGACCGCCTCACGCGGGGCGGGCGGCGAGTTCCTCGCCATGCACGTCGAACGCAGCGACGGGCTCGCCACCGCCTCCCCCAAGCTCCTGGACCGCCAGCGGGTCCTGGTCGGCGAGCTCGGCGGCAGCTTCCACACCGTGACCGGGGACGACACCGCTCAGGCGGTTCTGGACTTCGCCCGCCAGGTCAACGCCACCCAGATCGTCATCGGCGCCACCCGGCGCAGCCGCCTGAAGGAGCTGCTCTCCCGAGGGGTGGGCGAGAGCATCATCGAAGGCTCCGGTGATGACATCGACGTCTATGTGGTGACCCACGCCGAAGCCGCGCACGGCCGGTTCCTGCACCGCCGCACACGTTCGTCCGGAGCCGATGACGCCGTGCAGTGA
- a CDS encoding S1 family peptidase, with translation MFGLTRARRTAAAAATVAAATALLTAPAAVAAPQPVVGGTTTTTTAYPFMMQITDASQNQFCGGTLVSPTKVVTAAHCMVGETTSSVRVVGGRTYLNGTNGTVSRVSRIWIHPGYTDVTNGDDVAVLTLSTSMPYTTAKYVTSTQTSVYAAGTTARVLGWGTTSQNGGSSNQLRTATVPTVSDSSCAGSYGSDFVASDMVCAGYTSGGVDTCQGDSGGPLLIGGVLAGITSWGEGCALAGHPGVYTRMATFSNLVTAQVNS, from the coding sequence ATGTTCGGGCTCACCCGAGCGAGAAGGACCGCCGCCGCCGCCGCGACCGTCGCCGCCGCGACCGCGCTGCTCACCGCCCCCGCCGCCGTCGCCGCCCCGCAGCCCGTCGTCGGCGGTACGACGACCACCACGACGGCGTACCCGTTCATGATGCAGATCACGGACGCCTCGCAGAACCAGTTCTGCGGCGGCACGCTGGTCTCCCCGACGAAGGTCGTGACCGCCGCGCACTGCATGGTCGGCGAGACCACCAGCAGCGTCCGCGTGGTCGGCGGCCGCACGTACCTCAACGGCACCAACGGCACGGTGAGCCGGGTCAGCAGGATCTGGATCCACCCCGGCTACACGGACGTCACCAACGGCGACGACGTGGCCGTGCTGACGCTGTCGACGTCGATGCCGTACACCACGGCGAAGTACGTCACCTCCACGCAGACCTCCGTGTACGCGGCCGGCACCACGGCCCGGGTGCTCGGCTGGGGCACCACCTCCCAGAACGGCGGCTCCTCCAACCAGCTGCGGACCGCGACCGTGCCGACCGTGTCCGACTCCAGCTGCGCCGGCTCGTACGGCTCCGACTTCGTGGCGAGCGACATGGTGTGCGCCGGATACACCTCCGGCGGCGTGGACACCTGTCAGGGCGACAGCGGCGGTCCGCTGCTCATCGGGGGCGTCCTGGCAGGGATCACCTCCTGGGGCGAGGGCTGCGCGCTGGCCGGCCATCCGGGTGTCTACACCCGGATGGCGACCTTCTCCAACCTGGTGACCGCGCAGGTCAACTCGTAG
- a CDS encoding helix-turn-helix transcriptional regulator, which translates to MTVRRDFKEPARSRPDLVIGREELFTAAREQVGHGGSVLLHGPAGIGKSTVLRALAADYAEAARTVLRCSATESESHLPFLALADLLGLVLDEVSGKLPAAQRTALESALTGRGESTLQRDGLALRLAVLSALRALAAEGPVLVVADDVQWLDPASAELLGFAARRLGDAPVTMLCAVRTEGQEYDRHLRISPPDTLAVRLGPLSRTQVSALLDHRGYTGLPRSTVRDIHRTSGGNPLFALELGRALAENPTPPRPGEPLPVPTSLRALVLSRLEMLSAEARHTLLVASAGARPTLSLLHAAGRENAEAETVRAAELGLLATEPEGPAVRFAHPLVSAALYAEAPAHQRRAAHAALSTAASDPIERARHLALATTGTDPEVAARLAGAAILARDRGAPSVAASLGLLAARHAPADSVPGPDERRLQAAEDAITAGEVDLARDIAREVLTRATVPAERVRAWMVVIESAGQALGEVDAVFPQALADAGDDPRLLALVHYQLAWRALVVEGDFAEGREEAAHAAGLAARAGDRRTELLALAFQAQAETLMGHPDAPATIKRALKEPQDPQVACHHNGAGSTRFRWLLMSDQLPEARSTVTALLREVRRRGMVESEVHFLRLLAETELRSGHCGRALDLARESLRLARDSGIGEVASAMLASLAEASGGSVEQALALAREAVEHAEEDGDQIYVSRALAALGYVQLVAGDAEGTVRSLRRVRELENGLGVTDPARGRWHGDLAEALVRVGELAEAQDVIDVTREQALRLERESVLAVLDRAEALVRAAGGDLDAAVGRLTSVQDRLGKLGYGLEEARAAFELARLRARRGPGPASYDEAARLFRRCRAMPWLRQVDAAVAAGAAPDRRPAPVPEPAALEGLASMERQVAALVMEGATNREIAGRLFISVKTVEATLTRVYRKLGIRSRVDIVRLAAGRHVT; encoded by the coding sequence TGCTGGACGAGGTGTCCGGCAAGCTGCCCGCCGCCCAGCGCACGGCGCTGGAGTCGGCGCTCACCGGCCGCGGCGAGTCCACCCTCCAGCGCGACGGCCTGGCGCTGCGCCTCGCCGTGCTGTCCGCGCTGCGCGCGCTGGCCGCCGAGGGGCCGGTCCTGGTCGTCGCCGACGACGTGCAGTGGCTGGACCCGGCCAGCGCGGAACTCCTCGGCTTCGCCGCCCGCCGCCTCGGCGACGCCCCCGTCACGATGCTGTGCGCGGTGCGGACCGAGGGCCAGGAGTACGACCGTCACCTGCGCATCTCTCCCCCGGACACCCTCGCCGTCCGGCTCGGCCCGCTCTCCCGCACCCAGGTCTCCGCGCTGCTCGACCACCGCGGCTACACCGGGCTGCCGCGTTCCACCGTCCGGGACATCCACCGCACCAGCGGCGGAAATCCGCTGTTCGCTCTGGAGCTGGGCCGCGCCCTCGCCGAGAACCCGACCCCGCCCCGCCCGGGCGAGCCGCTGCCCGTGCCGACGTCGCTGCGGGCGCTCGTCCTCAGCCGGCTGGAGATGCTCTCCGCCGAGGCCCGGCACACCCTCCTCGTGGCCAGCGCCGGCGCCCGGCCCACGCTGTCCCTGCTGCACGCGGCCGGCCGGGAGAACGCCGAGGCCGAGACCGTCCGGGCGGCCGAGCTGGGTCTGCTGGCCACCGAGCCGGAGGGACCCGCCGTACGGTTCGCGCATCCGCTGGTGTCGGCCGCCCTGTACGCGGAGGCGCCGGCCCACCAGCGGCGGGCCGCGCACGCCGCCCTGTCCACGGCGGCCTCCGATCCGATCGAGCGGGCCCGGCACCTCGCCCTGGCCACGACGGGTACCGACCCGGAGGTGGCGGCGCGGCTCGCCGGGGCCGCCATCCTGGCCCGGGACCGCGGGGCGCCCTCGGTGGCCGCCTCCCTCGGACTGCTCGCGGCACGGCACGCGCCGGCCGACAGCGTGCCGGGGCCGGACGAGCGGCGGTTGCAGGCGGCCGAGGACGCGATCACCGCCGGTGAGGTGGACCTCGCCCGCGACATCGCGCGGGAGGTGTTGACCCGGGCCACGGTCCCCGCCGAGCGGGTGCGGGCCTGGATGGTCGTGATCGAGTCGGCGGGGCAGGCGCTCGGGGAGGTCGACGCCGTCTTCCCGCAGGCGCTGGCGGACGCGGGCGACGACCCGCGGCTGCTGGCCCTGGTGCACTACCAGCTGGCCTGGCGGGCACTGGTCGTCGAGGGCGACTTCGCCGAGGGCCGCGAGGAGGCCGCGCACGCCGCGGGCCTGGCGGCGCGGGCCGGGGACCGGCGCACCGAGCTGCTGGCGCTGGCCTTCCAGGCACAGGCCGAGACCCTGATGGGCCACCCGGACGCGCCCGCGACCATCAAGCGGGCGCTGAAGGAGCCCCAGGACCCGCAGGTGGCGTGCCACCACAACGGGGCGGGATCCACCCGGTTCCGCTGGCTGCTGATGAGCGACCAGCTGCCGGAGGCACGCAGCACGGTCACCGCGCTGCTGCGCGAGGTGCGGCGGCGCGGGATGGTCGAGTCCGAGGTGCACTTCCTGCGGCTGCTGGCCGAGACCGAACTGCGGTCCGGGCACTGCGGCCGCGCCCTGGACCTGGCCCGCGAGAGCCTCCGGCTGGCCCGCGACTCCGGGATCGGCGAGGTGGCGTCCGCGATGCTCGCCTCGCTCGCGGAGGCCTCGGGCGGCAGTGTGGAGCAGGCGCTGGCGCTGGCGCGGGAGGCGGTGGAGCACGCCGAGGAGGACGGCGACCAGATCTACGTCTCGCGCGCGCTGGCCGCCCTCGGGTACGTCCAGCTGGTCGCCGGGGACGCCGAGGGCACGGTCCGGTCGCTGCGCCGGGTGCGGGAGCTGGAGAACGGGCTCGGAGTGACCGATCCGGCGCGCGGCCGCTGGCACGGGGACCTCGCGGAGGCGCTGGTGCGCGTCGGCGAGCTCGCGGAGGCGCAGGACGTCATCGACGTGACGCGTGAGCAGGCGCTGCGGCTGGAGCGGGAGAGCGTGCTGGCCGTGCTCGACCGGGCGGAGGCGCTGGTGCGCGCGGCGGGCGGGGACCTCGACGCGGCGGTGGGTCGGTTGACGTCGGTGCAGGACCGGCTGGGCAAGCTGGGCTACGGGCTGGAGGAGGCGCGTGCCGCCTTCGAGCTGGCGCGGTTGCGGGCCCGGCGGGGGCCCGGGCCGGCGTCGTACGACGAGGCGGCGCGGCTGTTCCGGCGGTGCCGGGCGATGCCCTGGCTGCGGCAGGTCGACGCGGCGGTGGCGGCGGGGGCGGCACCGGATCGCCGCCCGGCCCCGGTGCCCGAGCCGGCCGCGCTGGAGGGGCTCGCCTCGATGGAGCGTCAGGTCGCCGCGCTGGTCATGGAGGGCGCGACCAACCGGGAGATAGCCGGGCGGCTGTTCATCAGCGTCAAGACGGTCGAGGCGACGCTCACCCGGGTCTACCGCAAGCTGGGGATCCGGTCGCGGGTGGACATCGTCCGACTGGCGGCGGGGCGGCACGTCACGTAG